The Raphanus sativus cultivar WK10039 chromosome 2, ASM80110v3, whole genome shotgun sequence DNA segment ATATATACAAAGTAAAGTATAATCTACCAGTTCAACCACAGATTTGAGTCGAATATAAAAATACCTTTTAGCACTCaaacattattatataacaatttattttctactaaaaaggttttttttgtactcaaacattattatataacaatttattttctactaaaaaagtttttttttgtagtttcatGTAAATTTTATCAGAATggttaaacataaaaatatccaACTCTTTCAAAGATAGTAGTGGCACGTAAATCAAATCAGGATAAAACAGTGTAGATTGATGGTTAGAACTATGGTACATATATTTGACAAGAAAAACTCAGATCATACATATATCTTGTGTAAAACTGGCGGATTATGGTGGGGAAATGACTGTCTTGTGGGATAAGTATCTGCGTTGATTATATGGTGTGCTGTGATTGCAATTGAAAGGCGAAACAGCCAAGAGATCTGTGGGAAGGTTGAGTGGGTTGATGCTGTTCTCATCGTCCCTGAAAATTACAAATTCGTTTCTGCTCTTGTTGCTAGCGTTTGATTTATTGATGCAGGTATAAGATTAGTTTggtactatatatttttgttgattagaattttttttctttctcaaatttATAATCACTGTAACATCAAAATGCACACACTTGAAGTGTGAGTTTTGGCCGTTAAGTGAACATACTGCTACTGCTTGAATCCTTGATGATTTGATTTGGTAGCTAGGTTTGCATCGGCCTGAGAAGCTAGAAGAATCAGCTTATTTTGCGACTGGTTTTGCTGGAAATAAATGGTATTATCATATTCATAGCACAGTTCGTGTAGTGAACAAGAGCTCTCTTTCTTCTGTTTAACTTAACATGCAAAGACTTTGCTTGCTTCAAAGAcgatttattattattagagcTTTGGTCTGACAATCAGTTATCGGCCAGTGAAGACATTTGCGGAAATGTTAGTGTTGAGTTTTTgcgtgtttttgtttgtttggtttaattgatttaagtctcagtgttcaaaaaaaaaaaaaaaaattgatttaagtCTCAACTGATACAAACCGACATTAAGTTTTAATTCAGGTTTCAGGCCCATTAGCCCACAACTGAACTATCTTGCACAGTTTTGTCTGTAGACACTAGACAGGACGGGGAGTTAAACAACTGCGATTTCCGACGATGTCGTCTCccgaggagaagaagaagaagaggaagaggatgactacaaccaagaagaagaagaagccgtCGCTTGTGCTCTCGCCGACACCGCAATCGACACCAAATCCTTCGCTTCCAGATGATCTGCTACTAAGTTGTTTTGCACGCGTCTCGAGATTGTACTACCCGACTCTCTCACTCGTTTCCAAGATCTTTCCATCTCTCCTTGCTTCACCGGAGCTTTACAAGACCCGGTCCTCTATAGGCCACACCGAGAGTTGTCTCTATGCGTGCCTACTGTTCCATCCTGACCGTATCCCTCGATGGTACACCCTCTGCCGGAAGCCTGACCAAACCCTAACCACCAATGAAACTATGAAgctgaagaaaaagaagaagtcaaGTGGGTATGCTTTAGCTAAGATCCCAACTCCCCATTCTGGTCCTGCCCGCTGGTCGGGTCTAGTGACACTTGGTTCATATATCTACAACATCGGCGGACCTATCAACGACGGTGACGAGGAGCATTCGTCTAGCGTCTTGATCTTCGACTCCAGTTCGAACACGTGGCGCGAGGGTCCAAGCATGCTGGTGAAGCGGAGGTACCCAGGCGCCAGTGTCCTTGATGGAAAGATATATGTAGCTGGAGGTTGCAAAGACTGCAGCAGTTCCTCCGAGTGGATGGAGgtttttgatccaaaaaaacaaaattgggAGCTCGTGTCAGGCCCTGGCGCTGAGATATGTGGTTATAGTATAAATAAAAGTGCAGGGTTTGATGGAAAGGTATACATCTTTGGAAACTCTAAAGGTTTGGCTTACATACCTGAGGAAAGTCGATGGGAAAGGGTGGGATGGGAGATGGATACGAGTTGGCCATGGTATTCTTACGCGGTGATTGACAACGTGCTCTACCAATACAATGGAGGGTTCAAATGGTATGACACTAAGGTAGGGCTCTGGAGGGGTTTGAAGGGTGTGAAAGGACTGCCTAAGTTTCCGCTTTATATTGCGAGATTGGCGGATTTTGGTGGGAAGATGGCTGTTTTGTGGGAGAGGGTTTTGGCTTCCACTGGATTTAAGGACAAGATGATTTTGTGTGCAGTGATTACCCTTGTAAGACGCAACGATGAAGAGATTTGGGGCAAGGTGGAATGGCATGACACAGTGCTTACAGTCCCCAAGTCATGCAGGGTTGACTATGCTCTTGCTACTACCGTTTAATGAATAGGATATGAGACCGACTTGAATGTGATGAATCTTTTTGTAGTCGTGGGCAATAGACATCATTTCACTTGTAATGGTTTCGATCATATAATCGCTTTTGTGACCCCAGTTAAGAGTTGATCCTAGGTCCGGTATCGTACTATATTTTGAACTAGGCCTGGGATTTCGGGtattcgggtcggtttcgggtaaGATCCGTTCGGGTCCGGATAATTCGGTTATTTACAAATTGTATCCAATGAGTACTTGGAACACTTACGGTTTGGTTTCGGATCGGTTCCGACCGGTTCCGGGTCGGTTTCCggatattaaattattaaccagaaactaatatttttatttacttttataaatattttataaattttttgatttttttaaaaaagtttaatataaatCGCGTATATATCTATAGTTTGAAAGTATTTACAACGAAATAGAAGTGGTGCAGTGGTAAAAGGGACTGCACTTTCACCTCTCCCACCCGGGTTCGAACTGCATAAGGTGCAAATCAATGTTTTTTAAACATTAATTCGGTTTAAACGGGTACCCGATTGGATCCGGATaaaaacccgaaccgacccgATATCCGTGGATATTCATAAACATTACCCATCGGTTAAATATGCCTTATCCGAAACCGGTCCGAACCGGTCcatttcgggtcggttccggttCGGTATTCGGTTCCGGTTAAAAAGTCCCAGCCCTATTTTGAACTTCCACATTGATGAAAAATGAGTGGTCAAGTTGCAGAAAAATAGACTAAAGCCATCTGATTGTATTACTGGTGGTTCAAAGAAGTTTTCGTTACAGACAAACAAACTTTGACGCAAACAGAACAACCCCACCTAACCAAAAGAACATGTTAGCTTCACCTTGAACAAGCATTTCTAGTCCTATACCAAAAACCAATCAGTTCCAcctctactactactactagcttAACAACAGACACCAAAAGCTAAAAGAGGTAATGGATTTCTCCTCCTCGGAAAAAGGTTCACCTCACCTCGACACCAAGAGATTTTGATGTTCAAGAGAAAATAAAACGTAAATTTACTAAAcctcttaaattttttttttgtaacaggcTTTCTTAATATAAAtgcagaaaaaaagaaaatgtttacAAGCATCAGCTTAAGTAATTAGCAAGGCCCAAAAGACCCAAGTGAAAGAACCCACAGATACCCATGTGAAAGAACCCatccctatatactaaagcgGAAGTCACCTCTCCAATAAAATCTTGACAAGTggttattatttcatattaaaattttagaaaattatcttaaagcaaaacagaaaaaattaaaGGGCAAACACGATCTATACAACGAAATTATATTTACTGCAGAAAATATTTACTAAATCCAAATACTAACTCATCCATCTCTCTCCAACATCTCCACGATCACCAACTACCAATCTCCATAATTCAGATAACTGTATTTTCTGATCACCACAcacagaaagaaagagaaacccACATTTATTTAAGTTGACAGATCCGACGTTTGTATTCGAAATGTTTCTTCTTCAGTGTAGAAAgaacatattttcttatttttatttctcaatcTCTCTTGATCTCCACCTTTTTACATATTGTCTCTGTATATTAATCTCTCGCTTACTCATATACAAGGTTTCCTTCAAAGAACTCACGtcgtacaattttttttttatagggTCCATTTTCGTATCCAACAAACATATAAACAAGGACTATAGAGACAAGCATCAAGTTTTGGCTAACAAAGAAGGTATTTCCTGATTTCCACTCTTTACTACTTTTCTTTGATTTGTTGATTAATGTTTACtttttgtattaattatttttcagttttcacTAATGTAATTGAGTTCCACTATGAAACTATTGTTGGGCGTATCAGAGAGCTTACATttatgaatccaaaaggtgaatctacttttattatttatttcaagaCAATTCATTATAGTTGAATTAAAAGCaaacaaaatttctaaattttaatcttataaatCCAACAACCTATCAGAATAAGAAATGTcagcttaattttttttaatgtaaatatttaaaaatatattttaagcaaagTAACATAAAATGTCAATAAGATTGTCATTCtgaattgtaaaaaaaaatattaatttgcacaaaaaaacatatttattatattcatcaaataattgaaattaaattaaatgttaACTACTCTGTAAAATTCATCGAATAaatttaatagataaaaataaattataaatatatattgatttattttttatttttctaaaatactaCAAACATATAtccatttaataattattattttttacccTTTCAACTCTTTGTTTCATTTCAGACACctctaaatattattattaaatggATATATGTttgtagtatttttgaaaaataaaaaatatttatgactcattaaatacaaattttaattgaaattaaattaaatttactagataaaaagattaaattaaacatatagatatttttttttaaatactacaAACATATccatttaataataatattgttttatcCTTTCAATTCTTTGTTTCACTGAAATAATGTTATTCTGATTTATAATTATGACTATAATCAAATGATtgttaaaacaataaaatatccATGCGCAGCATGGACGAAATACTAGTTAATGATAAATCCCCTAGTTTTTGAAACCCAAGCCCAAGTAGAGAGATGATCATTTTTGAAGTACGGAGAAACCGAGAGGTTGCAGAGAAGAGAGAGCTAATCAGTTGTATGGTAGCGGTGGTGCGAGGGAGAACGCCGGTTTGAGAGGCCTCTAGTACTAATCATGCCACAGCTGCATCAAGCGATAGGTTAGTTGGGGGTTCGATTCCCGAAAGCTCTGTATCTTGTTGCGAATCTGCCTGTCAACAATCAAGAAGAGAGCATGAACCGATCGAAAGGTGTTAGAGTGGAGCCTTGTATTCCTCTCATTCCAAATCCAGTAGAGTGATGCTTGCCAAGCCAGAAGTGTGATCAGTCGGGAGTTAGCCCTAGGAGGCAGAGATAGAAGTTGATCGATCGCATGCTGCCAATTGCGAAGAGGAGCAAACCCACATCTAGCCGCCACACGCGTCCATAGCTGAAACGCCATATCACAGTCCCAGTAGATGTGATCACGAGATTCAGGAAAAACATTACAGAGGAGACAAAGAGGCTGAACTTGCAGACCCCATTGGAGTAGTCTATCACGCGTCGGAAGACGACTTTTAATCACTAGCCAGGAGTGGAAACCATGCCGTGGAATCCCTTTCTTTGGCCAAGCAATAGGTGTCCATCGTTCCTCTGCAACATTCCCACATAAGTAAGTGTACACTTCCCCTGTTTTAAACCGAGAACTTGACTTTCCATCGATCACCCACTCGTAGTAGTCGTTCTCTGTGTTGAGTGTGATCGTTGTGACGTAGGCAACGAGGTTAAGCTGAGCATCAGATCTTGCTGGCGGAAGCCTCCATGAACCGTTGCGGAAGAGAGATGCAATCGTTGCTCTTACCGGTATTCCTAAGCGAGAGTGTGAAGCTGCAAGATAAGTTTCAAGGCAACCAAAGGGGCTCCAGTTATCAGTCCAGAACCTACCCGTTCTTCCATTCTGCACACACAAGCGGATGAGAGGGTAAGCTAcacttttcatttttaatagtttGTTGACCAGCAAAGAGAAAGATTGTTTCGGTTTTGTGATCCAATAGTTTTCCACTTCTCCTTGCAGAATCACTTCCTTAAACCAGCAAACCTACACTGAGTTGAGGCCGAAAGAAGAGCATCCAAATGAGGCGAAGGATGCATGCTTTGTTCCAAATATAAACATCCTTCACTCCCAATCCACCTTGCTCCTTCGTAAGCACGACAGTATCCCAAGCCACACGAGCACTATTCCTGCTCTCTATGTCTCCTCTCCACCTTGCTCCTTCGTAAaccttttaaattaaaaacattaaatcaaatgaaaaataaattaatttaacatGAAGTAACTCAGTTTTATTTACaactttattaaattaatttattttatattgatttaatttgtaatttattttttcatattttttaaaacacgtGATAAAATGTGTCATATTTTAGTCACAAAATGTGTCGTGACTAAAACATGTTTTTAGGCTACGATTAGTCACGATTTTAAAAACGCTACGATCGTATAGCCACATAGTTTTTCTCGTAGTTTCTTGTGACTGGCTTACGAAATTTGGTTCGTAGTCGCGAAATAAACGGTGGCTATGGCCAATTATTTTACTCGGGTACGTATCCAAATACACGGAACTATTTTCCACATGAAAAACCTGCCTCTTTGAATAAGGGAGAAAACAATGGCATATCATGGCATAGATTGTTACTTTAGCCATAGCAAAAACATTTCAAGAAGATCCAACCTAGCAAAAACATTTGGGGTTTATACAGCGTGCTGCGCTTTTTAGATTCATAATCTGAGATGAATAAGAGCAAACTTGACATAGCTAAAGTTTCAGTTCTTTGCTTGTTTCCAATGTTACACTTACCCCAAAAAATGGTGTTACTTTTactataaacatataaaaccttGAAGATGGCTTTACTTTTACTGTATTAAATCTGACAACAATGGGTACAACATTCTACCATAAACGAAAAGGTCTCCGGTTCATGCGTCAAGATAAACCGGTTAGAGATATACACAACAAACATTTGAGATAATAAGCAATTAAGCACACGACTAAGATTTTTAGTAACAAACAAGCATTTCCACTTTCACATCTCAGACAATGTATTTATAGAAACCGCTCTTTGCCTTTTTGCCCACGGTTCAGTGTTTTTAACCTTTGGTCTGGAGAATATAACTCCGAGCACGAGACGAGCAGAAGATACCCAACACTCCAAAATCGAAGCTAATAAACGCGCTTAAACAGAATATCCAAATCGATATAGGTCCTTCCACCAACTCGTTCTGATATATCTCCTCTTGCGATGCATCAATGTTTGCAGGATCACACTTGTTTCCCGAAGTTTCCACACAAAGCTCCGGGTTCCCGACCAAACCGCCTGGGAACTTCCCAAGCCCTTCTTTCTCAGTAACGATTCCAGACAAACAGTTGTGAGATAGATTCAGAAGAGTCAGTCCCGGTGGAGTCGAGACGTTTCCAGTGACTTGACCAGATAGAGAGTTGTGTGACAGATCCAAGGCCTTTAACCTAGGTAGCTTCTCTAAACGTGGAAGCTGACCTTCAAGGAAGTTGTACGACAAGTTCAAGTACTCTATGTTCTTCTGTCTGAACAAAGCTTCAGGTATCTCTCCGTGTAACAGATTGTCAGAAAGATCGATCCCAACCATCGACAAGAGATTGTAGCTGAAGGTTAGTTCGTCTTTAGCAACCACGATCGCTGATATCTTGATCTCTACTCTCCCTGGCGGCCCTGAAGATCCACCTGTCTGAAAATCTTTAAACCGGGTACTGTTTAAGTTGTCGTCAGGTATGAACCAGGAGAATCTGTTGCTGGAGTAGTCCATC contains these protein-coding regions:
- the LOC108839664 gene encoding F-box/kelch-repeat protein At4g39550-like; translated protein: MSSPEEKKKKRKRMTTTKKKKKPSLVLSPTPQSTPNPSLPDDLLLSCFARVSRLYYPTLSLVSKIFPSLLASPELYKTRSSIGHTESCLYACLLFHPDRIPRWYTLCRKPDQTLTTNETMKLKKKKKSSGYALAKIPTPHSGPARWSGLVTLGSYIYNIGGPINDGDEEHSSSVLIFDSSSNTWREGPSMLVKRRYPGASVLDGKIYVAGGCKDCSSSSEWMEVFDPKKQNWELVSGPGAEICGYSINKSAGFDGKVYIFGNSKGLAYIPEESRWERVGWEMDTSWPWYSYAVIDNVLYQYNGGFKWYDTKVGLWRGLKGVKGLPKFPLYIARLADFGGKMAVLWERVLASTGFKDKMILCAVITLVRRNDEEIWGKVEWHDTVLTVPKSCRVDYALATTV